ATGGGGCATTGATAGGATCAAGTTAAGTCCACGTTGGTCCTACTTTGCTTGAGTCACACTCCTGTTTTTGATTACCTGCGTCGAGTTGCATCTGCTCAGACCCAGCCTTTCCAACCTAGTCGCAGACGCTTTCTACAAACCGGCTTGGCGGCGGCGGTTGTGCCTCTGGTGCCTGTCTCCAAGCTTAAACCGCCTCAAGTAGTGATCGTGGGTTGTGGGATTGCCGGGTTGACCGCAGGCTACCGACTCAAGCAAAGGGGGGTGCAGGTTGCTTTATATGAGGCTAGCAATCGCCTGGGAGGGCGCACCTTCAGTCTGCGCAATCACTTTCCGGAGGGACAGGTTGCAGAACTGGGCGGCGAGTACATTGACTCTCACCACAACTCCATCCGCGTCCTAGCCACGGAGTTGGGCCTAGAACTTTATGATGTGCTGGCTGAGGACCGGGGACTGACGGATAACGTCTGGTATCTGGATGGGCAACTGCTGACCAATCCGCAAGTTCTGACTGCTTTCGCCCCGATTCGTGCTCAGATTCAGCAGGATTTGCAGGGAAGTGCTTTCACGCAGAATTCGCCTGGGATTGACCGGCTGGACCAGCTCTCGATTACGGAATGGCTGGATGGTGTGGAGGCGGAGCCGTTCATCAAGAAACTGCTCAATGTTGCCTATACCGTGGAATATGGCGTGGACGCTAGCGATCAGTCAGCGCTCAATTTGCTGTATCTGCTGGGGAGCGGTTCGCCCGTCACGGGAGCGGATCAGTTTGCGCTGCATGGCGTGAGTGATGAGCGCTATCGCATTCGCGGTGGCAATGATCGGCTGGCTCTGACCTTGGCGTCTAAGCTGGTGAATGAAATCCACACGGGTACGGCGCTAGAAGCGGTGCGACAACGCGCAGATGGCTACCTGACCTGTAGCTTTTGGCAGGATAACCGCAGTTTTGAAGTTGCTGCGCCGCAGGTGATTTTGGCGTTGCCGTTTACGATGCTGCGTCAGGTGAAACTGGCGATAGATTTACCGCCGCGTCAGCGTCGAGCGATTGCCGAACTGGGTTATGGCACCAATGCCAAGTTGATGGTCGGGTTCAACGAGCGGCTCTGGCGCAGTCGTTACAACTCCAATGGCAGTGTCCATTCAGACTTGGACTTTCAGAGCACTTGGGAAACCAGTCGGGGTCAGCCGGGTCCGGCGGGGATTTTGACCAACTTTACGGGCGGCGGACATGGCGTTGCCCTCAGTTTCAAAACCCCGGCTTGGCAAGAGCAGCAGTTTTTGACGCAGTTGGAGCAGATTTTCCCTGGTGTGGGTGCGGCTCGCAGTGAACTGCCGGTGGCTCGTTTCCAATGGCCGACCTATCCGCACACGCGTG
This genomic window from Leptolyngbya sp. FACHB-261 contains:
- a CDS encoding NAD(P)/FAD-dependent oxidoreductase, whose amino-acid sequence is MSHTPVFDYLRRVASAQTQPFQPSRRRFLQTGLAAAVVPLVPVSKLKPPQVVIVGCGIAGLTAGYRLKQRGVQVALYEASNRLGGRTFSLRNHFPEGQVAELGGEYIDSHHNSIRVLATELGLELYDVLAEDRGLTDNVWYLDGQLLTNPQVLTAFAPIRAQIQQDLQGSAFTQNSPGIDRLDQLSITEWLDGVEAEPFIKKLLNVAYTVEYGVDASDQSALNLLYLLGSGSPVTGADQFALHGVSDERYRIRGGNDRLALTLASKLVNEIHTGTALEAVRQRADGYLTCSFWQDNRSFEVAAPQVILALPFTMLRQVKLAIDLPPRQRRAIAELGYGTNAKLMVGFNERLWRSRYNSNGSVHSDLDFQSTWETSRGQPGPAGILTNFTGGGHGVALSFKTPAWQEQQFLTQLEQIFPGVGAARSELPVARFQWPTYPHTRGSYSCYRVGQWMSFAGSEGQSVGNLHFAGEHCSVVAQGFMEGACESGERVARMALALVPFAERLA